The sequence tataAATTGCAAAATATACCAGCCGCAGTAAAAAAAACTTGCTAGTCagcaaatataaataaagaaaaccAGTTCACCGCACTAGGTGATATTAATTAGGCAATAATATatatgtaagaaaagaaatggctgcacatccaggaattccgattgccttttattgttaaaAGTGATAACACGAAAGACgccaacacgaggtcacgtagacgcatttcacacaaacatctttgtttgtgtgaaacgcgtctacgtgaccttgtgttggtgtctttgatgttatcactttgaacaataaaaggcaatcggaatttcTAGATGTGCAgtcatttattttcttacaagtttcccacggaTGTGGGCCAGGACTGGCACTCTACGAgacattccacctcaggttatcatcatacacctgAAGCAGCGGCTCATTCTCTTTGTATATAGGCAATAATATATAGATTGCAATGTGACAGTCCCAAAAACATTATGTTCACAGGTGCTCATGGTCAAAAAAACATCCTTACTCAGACTACCACATAGATGTGCACTCACCTCTCAGTGTTAACCAACTATCGCTTGTATGGTCAATCTAGCGTGTGGGGAGACCCCTGGAGATATCTGTTGCTTGCGGCTCTTGAAGTGGATATGCCTcacaagcgtgtcgagatcctacagggtaaaatgaccgcaccagccaagcagacactgcctggaaaaagcgcctagaggcgattcagtttgcatgtgtagcgctatacaagtcattcattcattcattcattcatggatAGGAATAAAGAAGAAATCTCATATGCGCAATACCATTTTAAGAAGgatttattgataaaaacaatatgATTTCACTCACATGTAAAGGTGCCTACTTCCTGGCACCCGGTGTTAATAGCAGGTGATTAGTTTAGGGGAAATCAGCACACAATGGATGGTTGACCACCTGCTAGATTTCTGAAAGTTGGTCAGGGACGGAAGTGGGACGAGATGATGAGATATACCCTCGACGAGTTTCAGCCAATCAATGGACCATCATCAGGAAGCTCTAGTTCCACCATAGAGGATGAGGGCATTTATACCCTTACTCATAGTCTCGTGATTTGTATGTGTCAAATGATTAAATGCTATTAACTCGGGGGTGCTTACAATCTACTAATTGCAAACAAATATAGATAACAATACATAAGTTCAATAGTGTCAATATTACGATTGAATTGATTAGAAATTGAattcaaataataaaatataaaattaaacaaaattaATTGAATATAATTAGGaggccatctagtggacattaaTGAAAATGGCAGTACTAATGATAATTGTCGATTCCGCTGTGGAACATGGTGTTAGTGGAATGGGTTAGTAAGGTTAATGTGTTCATGATTAATTAGACATAGATAATTGGCAACAAACAAATATTACAAATTATTCATCCAAAATGGTCACTATAAGATCTCTATGAGCTATGACCATGAATATACTATGATAGTTAAAATAATTATGATAGTTAATAGTATatttgaattaaaataaaaaataaacacataacaAAGTATCCACCGTGGGTGGTCTCTGTTAGATGTTGGCCTTCCTTACAATAAAGATAAGGGATACATTAATGCATAGTCAATAAGTCAATGTAAATTATGATATAAATTGTAAGGACTGGGTGGACGATTAGTAATTAGTTATGAAACAGTTAAGCTCAACATTTAACCCTAGTGGGGTTAGATTCTGGAGTTCAAATATCCATCTGGTTTCATTTTGGGATATTTGTTTTATCATATTGGAACCTCTCCCATGCTTATTGACTGTATCAATGGCATAAAaagatagtgcagctgggtttttaTATCTAATATCTAATCAATTCACTCGTATTATTGGCACTAATAAATTGATGTCTTTTTATCTATATTTGTATGCAATTAGTAGATTGTAAGCCAGCAGTCAACCATCCATTGCGGACCGATTTCCCATAAACAAATTACCTGCTATTCACACCGGGTGCCAGGACGTAGGCACCTTTACATGTGAGTGAAACCATTCTATTTTTATCAATGAATCCTTCATAAAACGGTATTGCGCAATAAGGTTTCCTCTTTATTCCTATCCATCTTTATGAGGCATATCCACTTCAAGAGCCGCCAGCAACAGCTATATCTAGGGGTCTCCCCACACGCTTGATTGACCACATTAGCGAAATATGGTCAACACTGAGGGGTGAGTGTACATCTATGTTGGGCACCCAGTCTGAGCACCAAGGAGCACGGATGTATTTTTGAGCACGAGCACCTGTGAACATCACATTGAAATCTATATATTATTGCCTAATTAATATCACCTAGCGCGGTGAACTGGTTTTCTTTAGAGTACAGATATTGATGTGCTAAAGGAAATTGGCACTGCTGGAAATATGTAAACTGACATAGCTCATCTCATTTTAGATATATCAGTTGTTCAGCTGTGTCTGGCTTGGAAGTACTGTGACCTGGAAGGAAAATGCTAATAATTAGGTCAAAACAAATTCAAAACTCCTGCAGACTTGttctaggttagtgatgtagaaaTGACTGGATCCAGTGGATTGGAATGGCAGCCAGGTATCTAGTGATTTCAGGATGTCAGCAATGGCAGTTTTTATATTTatctcagtacaggtttcctttaaatagTTGAACAGAAGTATTAAGCCATTTCAGGTCACAGAAAAATTGCAATATAGAGACATTGCTGCAAACATTTGCTTTGCACTGGCTGAATTTCTCTTCTAATGGCTTGCCTGTTGCTGCATGTATTCTTCTAATGATAAATCAGTATTCACAGTATGCTTACAACAACTGGCTGAACCTGTACTACTTATAACTGGTGACATTAAACTTTGTCTTCCTCCTGCTGTtggtttaattatttattatatttcactTGTTTTCCAGCCCAGAGTCCTCTTTGTCCTGCCAAAGACTAAAGTTTTATTGGTATACTTCAAAGTGTCCTGAGACTAACTAAAACAAATCGTATACCTGCCGCTGGTGAGAACTCACCAGTAGCAGGATGGCAATAGAGGGCACATAGGGCAGTGAAAACACTCACCTGCTTGCATGTATCACTTCATTGCCCTCTGTATAAGTGACATATATACTAAAAAGCAGGTAAGTGTTCTACCTGCACAACTTAGCAATATTTTCACAATTTGTGCATTTATAAAAGAGATCGCATTGCTtccaagttaaaggggttgtaaaggtacatgttttttcaccttaatgcattctatgcattaaggtaaaaagacATCTGACTAttagcggccccccagcccccccccctttcccgttTACATACCTGagcctgtttacttacctgagcaaaCACGCTCAATCATTGCCCGGGCTTCTcagctctttattggatagattgatagcagtgtagccattggctcgcgctgctgtcaatcaaatccaataacgcGCCACATCGGGGGGTGgggcgagtcatacactcggccaccgactgtatcacacgggagcgcgcccgcaagctaaccccctcagcaaagagcttcccagaaggggttggctcttgtgggggagggggccacgagagccactgtgggaccccagaagaggacgtttcggggccactctgcacagtggaggtaagtatgatatgtctgtttttttttacaacacaaacctttactaacactttaagaTTGTGGAGTGTAACAAATGGTAAATGGTTCTCCTAAGATATTTTGTTTGTGCATTTCCAGGGTGTTCTTGTTTTTTATACCTTAGACTAAATCAAATTGTGCTATGGTTACTGCTGCCCAAATTTTCCATAATATGAACATCTATGATAAACTCTGCATTAtttgaagttaaaggggttgtaaagtcattctatgcactaagataaaaagccttctgtgtgcagcaacccccctaatacttacctgagccccatctctgtccaacgATGACCACAAGTGTCTCGACTATCCGAGACTCTCCCTCAtgattgtctgagacacagcagtggtgccattggctcccacttctgtcaattaaagtcagttagccaatcaggagagaggggggtcgcagctccgtgtctaaatgggcacagggagctgtgacttggctcagcTGCCCCcctagcaagccgcttgctgtggggacactcgacaggagggaggggacaggagcATCGAAGAGGGACCTAAGataaggaggatccaggctgctctgtgcaaatccactgcacagagcaggtaagttatGCAATCACTTTAATAGGTCCAGAAAAGCAGTACTTCTAAGTGAGACATATATGCACTGTCCCATATAATTGTCCTGTAATAAGTTTTAACACTTCTGCCCTTTTTCTGAACCACACCAGTCATTTTCAAGGTACCTAAAAATCACCTATTACTACCATTGTTCCATTCAGTGGAGCTCTATCTGTGCGAGAGTCTATAGTAGTGATGTGCTATATTTGCAGGGTTTTGGGCAAAGTCTGTTAAATGTCTGAAAAATCTGAACTTTTTTTGGCCAAGGAATTAAGACAAAAGGATATATATGCTcaactctctttttttccctcaaaagtAGGACTGAGAATGACAAAGTGAGGAAGATATAGCAGAGAAAGAGAGGGTGGGTTAGAGCTCTAGCTCAAGCTCTACTCAGTGGACAGCAGTAATGCAGCATCATCATCTTTTAAAGAGCCAGCAGCTGGGCCTCTGTAAGAAGCAGAACAATGATGTGTCAGGTCACACTTGAGTGCCAAATAGGGGAACAGGCCATCCCTAAACGAGAGGCAGAAGTTGGTGAGTAGCAGTAAGCTGGAATATGGTGCTGAGGCATGTCACAGTGAACAGCAGGTATCAGTCACCATCAGGAACTGCAAAAAGCTATACATAACCACCTTTTGTATGGGGTACCATCTTGGCCAAGCTCTTGTGTTACAACTACTCGCATATAATCTGGAGGAAATTTCCTGGCATTGGTGACACCCCATGGCAGTTTCCCAGCtgctattccttttttttattatgtatgttactttttaattttaattttcacatttatcgattttataataatttatatttatttatttaaattattttttattaagaatgttgttgtttttttgcacatataCAGACCAAAGTATAACAAATGTCCttacaaaacaaacataaataaatataacaataatTTGTTTTAGTATGTAGCAGTCCTCCCTAAGGAATTCCCCACTATAGACCTATTATAGAACAGCATCTCTACCAGCAGGGTCAGGGAGATCGTCCATTCTAATGAAGACTACATATTGGGACCCGATTTTATAAGATATATTCATACAACCCGTGGCACAACTGCAAAACTAtgaagacatggctgtccacctaaacggacaggccaggcaaggagggcAATAATCAAAAAAGCAGCCAagtggcccatggtaactctggaggagctgaagagatccacagcttaggtgggagaatctgtccagaggacaactattagtcatgcactccacaaatcttgcctttatagaagagtggcaagaagaaagccattgttgaaagaaagccataagaagtcctgtttgtagtttgCGAGACGCCATGTGGGGCACACAgcaaacgtggaagaaggtgttctggtcagatgagaccaaaatgtaactttttgacctaaaagcgaAATGCTATGTgttgtggaaaactaacactgcacatcaccctgaacataccatccccactgtgaaacatggtggtggcagcatcatgttgtgggaatgcttttcttcatcagggacagggaagctggtctgaGTTGAGACttaagactggggtggaggtttaccttgcagcaggacaacgacccttaaCATACAGCCAGGGCTACAAATGGAATGTTAGAAcggcccagtcaaagttcagacctaaatccaattgagaatctgtggcaagacttacaAATTGCTgtccacagacgctctccatccaatctgacagagcttgagctatttggcaaaagaggaatgggcaaaaatgtcactctctagatgtgcaaaactcaggggggttgaatacaaatgcacgccacacttttcacatgtttATTAGTAACAAATTTggtaaaccatttatcatttttcttccacttcacaattatgtgccactcattgttggtctatcacataaaatcccaataaaatacatttatgtttttggttgaaacatgacaacatgtggaaaatgtcaaggggtaaggGGTATgactactttttcaaggcactgtaatttcTGTTGTTCTAACCATATCACCTGATTGTCATGAGTGGGACTATAAATATATCTAACCTGTGCCTGATTGACAGCCTTAATAATATTGGTTCCCCACATCTTAGCTTGcttatttattttagaaatttGAGCTATAAGAATACCCCTTAAATATGCCTTCCACGAGTTCCACACTACAAATATATGTGCAGAGGGCTTATTAGTTAAAAGAAAATCCTGTAAAGAACAGGATATACTATCCCGAGGGTCTAAGATGGTCAACCAATATGGGTTAACTTTCCAATATTCCTTCGGGACTTGAGACTGTAAAAGTAAAGTAAGAATTAACGGGGAGTGATCACACACACTCTTAGCAGAATATGCCACAGTGACAATCAAAGGTAAAATCAAAAGAATTACCCAAAGCTAAATCAATTCTCCACAAAGACATATGTGTCCAAGAGAAACATGAGAAACATTTCTCCTCCGGGTTCCTCATCGGCCAAATGTAATTCATATTTATTTGTGGTGATAGGGCTGCACACAGAGGAGGCCAGGCACACCCTGAATTTCTCATCTTTACCAGTGTAATCTTTCTCCTCATAGGCATTTACCAACTCGTTTTTGCAACAGAAAATAGAGGGTAGAAATCCTATGACCAAGGAAAAGGgcagactgcaaaaaaaaaatgaagtatagAATCCTTTGACTGCCGAGATCGAAGCTGAtccgagttgttgagcggggggccaCCGATCGGAGCTGACCAAAGTTGTTGCACGGTGGGGGGGCGccgatcggagttgttgagcagggggaggTCGCCgattgatcaaagttgttgagggggggggcgccaatcgtagttgttgagcggggggtgaaGGGGACTTTTTATCTCTTCATCAGCagcggcatggctcttcctgcttcctcctcccagggccccctattgggtggggcccatgggcttgagcccagtcaagcccaatggtaagtccggccctggctgcCTGCCCTTCCTAAATCAGGAGGAGTGTTAATACTAGATTGGTAAAGCTGCTGGCAGTTCAACTGTTTGCATACTAGCTGGGGAAAACAACCCCCTTCCACCAGTTCATGGCATTGCAGAACCCTCATtcccccccaaagaaaaacaGCCACCATTCAAttttacaaatgtattttctttttttagtttcatttatttatttttttgcagggatAAATGCTATGGCCATAGGCTTACTGCTGTTTTACAATAATTCCAAATTCTATTGCTACAGGCACCAGTCACAGACAATGCCTGAACTTGGTGTTCAGTGACTGATCAGGCTCCAACATAAACCCCGAAACCCTTAgatcccatacacactattagattttctgcagattgttgtcttcagatttaccaaaaccatataatatgaggtcaaaccttaagagtttaaatttgtatccaatcaggcaggcccttgcactacatgattttgctaaatctgaagacaaaactcTGCAGAAAAtataatggtgtgtatggggccttataaagcgtacacatggtcggaatttccgatgaaaaaagtcagatggaattttttcagtggatattccgaccgtgtgtatgccccatcatactttttccatcagaaattccgtctgtatgaaattccgacagaggaaaaaacatgcatgctcggaaacaattagacgcatgatcggaagcattgaacttcatttttctagtctcggaatttggtgtgtccgtgtgtatgcaagacagcttgagcggaattccgtcagaaaaaccggtcggagtttatcccaacggaaaaaacggtcgtgtgtacgcggcattagaagtgaGGTTGCCATGGTCTTCTGGGTGTTTATGATGGACCACTTGCCAGGGTCACTCTTCCTTCCTTTACTTCCCCCTCTTCTTTTTGCCCATACAATTTTCTAGTTTCTGGAAAGTCACCTTGTGTCTCAACATTAGTCCCTCACTAAAGCTGATGGCTAATTTGTTTCACAATTGTTTCTGAGATGTACTTTAAATTGCAGAAAAACACCTGCCttgtgtcttcacatttatattcaAGGAGAAGAGTTGAAGGAGCTGACAGGTATTCATTAGCGCACCCCACATGGTGTGAGGGACTTTGCTGAGGAATGGCTTCCAGCTTGTAGCCCACAGAAACTGGCATATTTTCTTGGCCCTTAAAGAAAATATTTAATGAAAATACCTGCCTTGTATTTTACACATGTAGTTCTACTCAAACAGCTCTCCTGTCACtggtaatatttttttaacaactgCATCAGATATACTATACTGTAatttttattgtagaaaatacaTCAGCCTTGTTTGTGTCTCCAGATTTTGGCTTGTTTTACCTGGTCACATTCAAGTACTGTCTTTTTGACAATCAATTATTTTAGTATATCTGACATGTACGTTTTAATTGGGGTTCTGAAGTGCCCAGTTGCTCGCCATTTTTCAGATGTAGATACAGGCCTCTTCAATATATTTTTCTACAACTCTTCGGTTTCCAGGACATGCCCAGGGAATATCAGTTTCTCTGTTCCATTCCTCTGCTGCTTAGGGAGGCCACACCTGATGAGGCAGAAGTATCTGAGCATGtgatctgcagccaggtgggAGGCCCCCACTGTCAGAACCAGCATGAGGGTAGCTGAGCCAGAGCCTAAAAAGATTCAGCTTCTCCAGAAGACCCAAGTACTATGGAAATAACTTCTCTGATTGCTACCAGAGTACTGCAGTCCAAGTGAGTCAACCCTATGTCATTGCAGGGGCTCAAATCCCTTCAGCTGTTCATTTTTGTTACCAGATGTACCTTGAACTTCACTGAGAGGAATACTAAATATAATCACAAGTAGCTTGTAACGGaacatcccacactccgcttgagtgcttccgtcatataccgcttcctatcagtctggatatagatttcagatattccagctgccctcaacacacaatgagacgagacttgtttgtgctaaacatggagtgtttattagaaccaataatgcaaccttatatacagtttaaagaggaggtaaccagaacataaattaacatgagcttattaactaatcatttacccagacgaggtgactgcgagatatgacctttcagagtagacgtcccgtctccgcattCACcttctatacaatacacattatcatacgtGTAaatacaggacatcttcacacaatagcagggtcaattagcacagagaacagacagatggctggaggtgatggcattagcatctaacagtatgaatgagtcactcttacaattaacccattgagttcagaatcaacaaccagtaaatagttctttacagatatcctggaatatattgtggataataattacataataatcccatctcaggtagtccaatatataatttctcagtcatcctatgcccctagtggacataggatgattttagacataagagggtccgagtCTGTCACATAGCTTTTTCACTGAAGTAATAATTCTCAGCTTGAATCTCTGTTGTTAAAAGGTTTGGAAAAGACAGAGTTACAGTCTCACATGAAGTACAGGAATGTTTTAGGGGGTTTGTtgtaacacataaaaaaaattcttcattcgCCGTCTAAGAAAAATGTGTCACACTGGTCAAGCTGCAGAAGCCGTATATCAAAGCAACACTAACATAATCAAGAATAACAATGACATTTACAGGTATATGTTAAACATTCTGGCTGccattctttcttttttctgaGGATGCTTTTTTAAATAGTTATTATCTTCAGTTTATTCAGTATTTCTGCAATATGGTTGTTGCTGTCGTGAACCAAAGTTGGTCTATGTGTAGCACTGTGTATTTTagaagtaaagtttttttttttagaaattctatttaactatttcatttttgtttttctttaattatGTTGCACACAATATAAAATGACAAACATTAatactgttttatatttttacaaaattCAACAGCACAGCCTGCCAAAGTAGGAAACACTTTATCGTACATAGAGAAAGCACCCAAGACACAACATATAGAAGCCATCATTGGAAGACTGGTGCTTAATCATACatttatggcccatacacacgatccgaatatcggacaaaaacgatcgtccgaggaagaattgtacgattttcggatcgtgtgtacactactttcgagagccgatcatgacagttcatccgatattattcagaCAAGCACGAAAAAATTCCTTGTACGATGTCAGaatgtacgattttcgtttagtcagtatacaatacaaatacattacaacacatgacatcacttccgattttttttttctgtcgtacgagaatttcagtgactttaataacctatttaatttAACTTGCGACTATTAaacgaaaaaagtcgtacgatccgtagtacgatattcggattgtgtgtacgggctatAAATCATATAAAATATGCAGGCGCTTAActaagtaaaatgtaataaaacagatGGGAAGGTAATAAAACTGTCTTCACAGACAAAGCTTCAGCACTAAAAGGGTGGTCCTGGTGATGGCACCATGTACCAAAGCTCATCCGTTGACTAAAGTTTTACCTGTAAAGGCAGCATCATTGTACAGCTTTTATTTTGAATTAAACTGAGCAATGCTGGCAACATAGGGGATGTTTGATATGCTTGTACAAAGCTTCTTGAATAGAAATTAGACATCATTAGTCTAGATTAGTCTAGATAGACGCAATAGTCCGCAGGGCGTATTAAAATGGTTGACCCTTGGCAGTTCCCATTACAGAGTCCCTGCCAGTATATGCCATTTTTGTTGTTCAGCTTGGAGGCGTAGCATGCTCCATACCACCATGCACCACCATAACTAGAAGCACAGTTAGCACTATAAGTGTCCTGGTCTTTATCTTTACTTGAGAACTTCATGTTGTCATGTGCGACCCCTGCAGTTATTGAAGACATGGCATCTCCTGCAGTGCCCGTGTAGCTTCCCAGCCTCAGCCTGTAACCATTAGCTTCATCCTCCACACTGAAAAGGTTGTAGTCAGCATATTTTTCTTCATTGTTATTGTCAAGAATAACAAAACGTGCCTGGTATACCCTCTGTTTGGTGATTTGGTGAATATATTCAATGCCCAGCCAGTAATCCTTATCAACATTACCAAATCCATATTTGTAAGAGCTCCAGGACTCATCCCATGTAATCTCAGAGTTAAAGGAATTACGCTGTATGACAATCCATCCTCCACTGTAGGTTGTCATGTCACAGTACACAACCAGTGGATGtgaacctttgggatgaataacaTAGACTCCGCTCTCCTTTTCTCGTGAAATTGCACTGCAGTCTTTTGGAAAGCCTGTAACAAAAAAGAATACTTAAAAATTGAGGGAACCCAGAACACCATAACCTGTATAATTAGTTTTGTTTAAAGGTCAAATGTAGCTCAGGTTACCAAGTTATAAACCTATGGACTTCTGGAGTAAAGCCTGGTACAAACTAACTGTCAGCTCCAGTCAGAGACTCTGAACTAACCATGCAAAGTTAGTCCAGCAATCTCCCCCGcgaagctgttgtgttctgagagGGAGgcgccccccgccagaacactctgatcagcgctctctgccattggctgaaagCGCTAATTGACAgtcggtcagctgctggttttccagcatgcacgtccgaCAGACCCACATACACACGGGTGGaatgtcagcatttttttttttaccggcaaaTGTCTCCTCACATTCTGCCTGTGTGTGCAGGGCTTAAGACAAAAAGACAGATTAGAATGTCTACACAATAAGCACAATGTAgcatcatttttcaacagtttttcAAGTCTTGTTCAGTAACCCTTATAAACAGCAATCATGATAAGCTAAGTCCAGTAGTCCCCAGTAACAATCCCCAATTTAGTTTATGAATTTTACTTAAAGCTGAACCCCAGGTATTCAACCACATTTATAAATGTGCAGGCATAAAGTGAGTTATGGCCAATGAGGCGCATGCCACCTCCTGAATTTATCTCTTTAATTTAGAGCTAACAGTTTTATGGCTTTCCCAGAGGATATCTATGCTACACTCCAGGACTCTGACTGCCAGGTCATTGCTCTCTGTTTCTCtgtcaaaaaaatgtattctcccTGTTTTGTAAAATGCAAAAATTTGAGTCAACAAAAACATAGGGTAAATCTTTTAATGGGGACACCTTTTGCTGCTGACAACACTTTGAaaatatgggcccggattcagaaagtccAAATCTGCGCTGTCGCATCTATACGCCTATTCAGAAAGGCATTTTCGTtcgaatttgtccaagatacgactgacgtaagtctcttacgccgtcgtatcttgggtgcatatttacgctggccgctatgggcgcttctgtagatttacgggtagaatatgcaaatgagctagatacg comes from Rana temporaria chromosome 2, aRanTem1.1, whole genome shotgun sequence and encodes:
- the LOC120927553 gene encoding fibrinogen-like protein 1-like protein isoform X2, with the protein product MGILHYFWILAAVSAVSTRHGNRKPRNDKDDEELFSFPKDCSAISREKESGVYVIHPKGSHPLVVYCDMTTYSGGWIVIQRNSFNSEITWDESWSSYKYGFGNVDKDYWLGIEYIHQITKQRVYQARFVILDNNNEEKYADYNLFSVEDEANGYRLRLGSYTGTAGDAMSSITAGVAHDNMKFSSKDKDQDTYSANCASSYGGAWWYGACYASKLNNKNGIYWQGLCNGNCQGSTILIRPADYCVYLD
- the LOC120927553 gene encoding fibrinogen-like protein 1-like protein isoform X3 — translated: MARIQKELRFPKDCSAISREKESGVYVIHPKGSHPLVVYCDMTTYSGGWIVIQRNSFNSEITWDESWSSYKYGFGNVDKDYWLGIEYIHQITKQRVYQARFVILDNNNEEKYADYNLFSVEDEANGYRLRLGSYTGTAGDAMSSITAGVAHDNMKFSSKDKDQDTYSANCASSYGGAWWYGACYASKLNNKNGIYWQGLCNGNCQGSTILIRPADYCVYLD